AACGCCTGCTGCGGGAGGCAGGTCTCACCGACATCGAGATCCAGCCGGTCTCGACGCTGGAATCTACATGCTGCGGCGATACCCGCCAGCGCCTGCCCATCGCCAGCGCCTTCATCCGGGCCCGCAAACCCGGCCAGGTCGCCCTCGGCCCGGCGGAACTGAGCATCGAACCTGCATCCGGGGCCGACCTGCCCGCCATCCTGCACCTGCTCGAAAAGGCCGGCCTCCCGGCCGATGGCGTCGCCGAACACCTCGACGGCTTTTTCGTCGCCCGCCGCCGGCAGCAACCAGGAGCCTCCCTGGCAACCGCCATCCCCGCAGCAACCACCGTCATCGGCTGCGCCGGCATCGAACCGTACGGCTCCCAGGCGCTGCTCCGCTCGGTGGCGGTGACGCCGCCTCTGCAGAACGTGGGCGTTGGCAGGCGGCTCGTGGAGGCGGCCCTGGGGCGGGCAATCCAAAATGGGGCCACGGAGGTGTACCTGCTGACCACGACCGCGGAGGGTTACTTCGCTCGGCTGGGGTTCGAGCACGTCGAGCGGCAGGCCGTCTGCGGGCCGGTTACGTCCTCTGTGGAGTTTACTTCCGCGTGCCCGCAAAGCGCAGCCGTCATGCGCCGGAAGTCGGCCATCGCCTGACCCCGTGCTGAGCGCCCCGCGGCCACTCCCCGGGCGCGCCTTGTATGATCAGGGCGAGCCCCCACAGCGCGAAGGAGCGGAGGCCTGGCAGGCATGGGATCGGCAGCGCAGTCCTGGCAGCCGGCGTACCTGGCCCTCTACGAGTCCGGCGAGCTCGAGCGCCGGGCCGGGCGGGCCGTTGCCGCGCTCGAATCGTGCCGCCTATGCCCGCGCAACTGCGGCGCCAACCGCCTGGCCGACCAGCGCC
The nucleotide sequence above comes from Bacillota bacterium. Encoded proteins:
- the arsN2 gene encoding arsenic resistance N-acetyltransferase ArsN2: MLHLLEKAGLPADGVAEHLDGFFVARRRQQPGASLATAIPAATTVIGCAGIEPYGSQALLRSVAVTPPLQNVGVGRRLVEAALGRAIQNGATEVYLLTTTAEGYFARLGFEHVERQAVCGPVTSSVEFTSACPQSAAVMRRKSAIA